One window of the Hippoglossus hippoglossus isolate fHipHip1 chromosome 9, fHipHip1.pri, whole genome shotgun sequence genome contains the following:
- the utp15 gene encoding U3 small nucleolar RNA-associated protein 15 homolog: MASFKPTKVQIYPKLGEKVTQDTLYWKNYKAPVQIKEFGAITNIDVSPVAPHNFAVTAFTRIHIYGAFSQEPVKTYTRFKDTAYCGRFRADGQLLVAGCEDSVVRLFDVSGKVALRMFKGHTKAVHVTDFTSDRYQILTGSDDYTCRLWDMPNTTELNNYQEHTDYIRCGVTSKLNRDLFITGSYDHTLKVFDARMEKSVMTMDHGQPVESLLLYPSEGLLVSAGGRYVKIWDLLKGGQPLVSLKNHHKTVTCLCLSSNGQRLLSGSLDRHVKVYSTTNYKVVHNFDYAASILSLALAPDDESIVVGMTNGILSMKHRKNPEESKESIQQRRRPSYRFFVKGKNYVPKQDDYLVSKPVKQHLAKYDKQLKKFNVSQALDTALETWVRFRKPEVTVAVIKELDRRGTLKNALAGRDEQGLSQLLNFLVGNLVDPRFAPVLVTTAEMILDIYQSVIGQSPVVDRQLLRLQDLLDREIDYQQELLEVLGMLDTMFASSLPRKQVPCSAVSRSNGLAQGEAGTQLPAT, translated from the exons ATGGCTTCGTTTAAACCTACGAAGGTCCAAATCTATCCCAAACTTGGGGAGAAAGTCACACAAGACACACTCTACTGGAAAAACTACAAG GCTCCGGTCCAGATAAAAGAATTTGGAGCGATCACAAACATAGATGTCTCCCCCGTGGCGCCGCACAACTTTGCTGTGACAGCGTTCACAAGA ATCCACATTTATGGGGCGTTCTCCCAGGAGCCTGTAAAGACATACACACGGTTCAAAGACACAGCTTACTGTGGGAGGTTCAGGGCCGATGGTCAGCTACTCGTGGCGGGATGTGAGGACTCTGTGGTCCGGCTGTTTGACGTCAGTGGCAAGGTGGCACTCAGGATGTTTAAAGGGCACACAAA GGCCGTACATGTAACAGACTTCACCTCAGACCGTTACCAGATCCTCACGGGGTCCGACGACTACACCTGTCGACTCTGGGACATGCCGAACACCACAGAGCTCAACAACTACCAAGAACACACAGATTACATCCGCTGTGGAGTCACCAGCAAGCTCAACAGAGATCTCTTCATTACTG GATCATACGACCACACACTGAAAGTATTTGATGCCAGAATGGAAAAGAGTGTGATGACCATGGACCACGGCCAGCCAGTGGAGAGTCTCCTTCTTTATCCCTCTGAGGGTCTCCTCGTCTCTGCAG GTGGACGTTATGTGAAAATTTGGGATCTTCTAAAAGGAGGTCAGCCTCTTGTCTCCCTGAAGAACCATCACAAAACTGTCACCTGTTTGTGCCTCAGCAGCAATGGACAGAGACTCCTGTCGGGTTCTCTGGACAG GCACGTGAAGGTGTACAGCACAACCAACTATAAAGTGGTTCACAACTTTGACTATGCTGCCTCCATCCTCAGTCTGGCTTTAGCT CCTGATGATGAGTCCATTGTCGTGGGTATGACCAACGGTATTCTGAGTATGAAACACAGAAAGAATCCTGAAGAGTCGAAAGAAAGCATCCAACAGAGGCGACGACCGTCGTATCGTTTTTTTGTGAAGGGGAAGAACTATGTCCCTAAACAG GATGATTATCTCGTCAGTAAGCCAGTGAAACAGCATTTGGCCAAATACGACAAGCAGCTCAAGAAATTCAATGTATCTCAGGCTTTGGATACAGCTCTCGAG acaTGGGTAAGATTCAGAAAACCTGAGGTCACAGTCGCTGTTATAAAGGAGCTGGATCGAAGAGGAACGCTGAAGAACGCTCTGGCAGGAAGGGACGAACAGGGTCTCTCTCAACTGCTCAACTTCCTCGTAGG GAACTTGGTTGACCCTAGATTTGCTCCTGTGCTTGTAACGACGGCTGAGATGATCTTGGACATCTATCAGTCAGTAATCGGTCAGTCGCCAGTCGTGGACCGACAACTGCTACGTCTGCAGGACCTGCTTGACAGGGAGATTGACTACCAGCAGGAACTGCTGGAGGTGCTGGGCATGTTGGACACAATGTTTGCCTCCTCCCTCCCAAGGAAGCAAGTGCCCTGCTCTGCCGTCAGCAGGTCTAATGGTCTGGCTCAGGGAGAAGCAGGAACACAGCTTCCGGCCACCTGA
- the LOC117767965 gene encoding transcription factor BTF3-like — translation MKESIMNQEKLAKLQAQVRIGGKGSARRKKKVVHRTATADDKKLQFSLKKLGVNNISGIEEVNMFTNQGTVIHFNNPKVQASLAANTFTITGHAENKQLTEMLPAILNQMGADSLTSLRRLAETLPKPAGENKAPMVAAEEEDEDDEVPDLVENFDEASKNEAD, via the exons ATGAAGGAGTCCATAATGAACCAAGAGAAACTCGCCAAACTGCAGGCGCAGGTCCGCATTGGCGGCAAG GGGTCGGCCCGCAGAAAGAAGAAGGTGGTGCACAGAACAGCTACAGCAGACGACAAGAAGCTGCAGTTCTCCCTCAAGAAACTAGGAGTCAACAACATCTCTGGCATTGAGGAG GTGAATATGTTCACAAACCAGGGGACGGTGATCCATTTCAACAACCCAAAGGTTCAGGCCTCCTTGGCTGCCAACACCTTCACGATCACAGGGCATGCTGAGAACAAGCAGCTCACAGAGATGCTCCCAGCAATCCTTAACCAGATGGGAGCTGACAGTCTCACCAGCCTCAGGAGATTAGCAGAGACCCTTCCCAAACCAG CTGGAGAAAACAAAGCCCCCATGGttgctgctgaggaggaggacgaggatgatGAGGTTCCAG ATCTTGTTGAAAACTTTGACGAGGCTTCAAAGAACGAGGCGGACTAA
- the si:dkey-88e18.2 gene encoding interleukin-12 subunit beta isoform X1, translating into MMTLSLWKFGLLLISLIGANGLMPFPENFVVAKLNDAVTLTCRTNIDGAVTWKFDGEVLVDFKYNIKQDGQNLHVTDVETPWLGEYSCWRGGEMLSLTHLLLEAEDEEELAQFDSLITCLAKSYHCNFSCTLKESAFTAVRVGLGHDCTDGGKLCHWINSSDQNQDGGFQFEVSHSLSPYAEESTKLELTAEAIVDLYVFRTTRRFYLRDIVQPDSPQIGTCQELEQDLNVTIEPPSSWSMPHSFFGLEHEIEYVLKDDGKPARSLSSLVPKSISKLRVRSRDSLVLSTWSEWTPWKNVRTGEENLCKCRNTVKYCCPELPPGFLERCKKKRKKKKNNKVVRHLKDMLNAKTHHTL; encoded by the exons ATG ATGACTTTGTCTCTGTGGAAATTCGGACTTCTGCTCATCAGCCTCATAGGAGCCAATGGACTCATGCCCTTTCCAGAAAATT TTGTTGTGGCAAAATTGAACGACGCAGTCACGCTGACCTGCCGCACAAACATTGACGGAGCAGTCACGTGGAAGTTTGACGGGGAAGTGTTGGTGGATTTTAAGTATAATATCAAGCAGGACGGTCAAAATCTGCACGTGACAGATGTGGAGACCCCCTGGCTGGGAGAGTACAgctgctggagaggaggagagatgttATCATTGACccacctgctgctggaggctgaggatgaagaggaattaG CTCAATTTGATTCCCTCATCACTTGTTTGGCAAAGTCTTATCACTGTAACTTCAGCTGTACCTTGAAAGAAAGTGCATTCACAGCAGTGCGCGTCGGACTGGGCCATGACTG CACTGACGGTGGGAAGTTGTGTCACTGGATCAACAGCAGTGATCAGAATCAGGACGGGGGATTCCAGTTTGAGGTGTCGCACTCCCTGTCACCCTACGCTGAGGAAAGCACCAAGCTTGAACTCACCGCTGAGGCCATTGTTGACCTCTATGTCTTCAGGACAACCAGGAGATTTTATCTCCGAGACATTG TTCAACCCGACAGTCCCCAGATTGGCACGTGTCAGGAGTTGGAGCAGGACCTGAACGTGACCATCGAGCCTCCATCCAGCTGGTCCATGCCTCACAGTTTCTTCGGTCTGGAGCATGAGATTGAATACGTGCTCAAAGATGATGGGAAG CCTGCGCGCTCTTTATCTTCCCTGGTACCGAAGAGCATCAGTAAGCTGAGGGTTCGCTCCAGAGACTCGCTGGTGCTCTCAACCTGGAGCGAGTGGACTCCTTGGAAAAAT GTGAGGACGGGGGAAGAGAACTTGTGCAAATGCAGAAACACAGTAAAATATTGCTGTCCAGAGTTGCCACCTGGGTTTTTGGAACGCtgcaagaagaagaggaagaagaagaagaacaacaaagtTGTCAGACATCTTAAAGACATGTtaaa TGCAAAAACACACCACACTTTGTAG
- the si:dkey-88e18.2 gene encoding interleukin-12 subunit beta isoform X2, producing the protein MMTLSLWKFGLLLISLIGANGLMPFPENFVVAKLNDAVTLTCRTNIDGAVTWKFDGEVLVDFKYNIKQDGQNLHVTDVETPWLGEYSCWRGGEMLSLTHLLLEAEDEEELDSLITCLAKSYHCNFSCTLKESAFTAVRVGLGHDCTDGGKLCHWINSSDQNQDGGFQFEVSHSLSPYAEESTKLELTAEAIVDLYVFRTTRRFYLRDIVQPDSPQIGTCQELEQDLNVTIEPPSSWSMPHSFFGLEHEIEYVLKDDGKPARSLSSLVPKSISKLRVRSRDSLVLSTWSEWTPWKNVRTGEENLCKCRNTVKYCCPELPPGFLERCKKKRKKKKNNKVVRHLKDMLNAKTHHTL; encoded by the exons ATG ATGACTTTGTCTCTGTGGAAATTCGGACTTCTGCTCATCAGCCTCATAGGAGCCAATGGACTCATGCCCTTTCCAGAAAATT TTGTTGTGGCAAAATTGAACGACGCAGTCACGCTGACCTGCCGCACAAACATTGACGGAGCAGTCACGTGGAAGTTTGACGGGGAAGTGTTGGTGGATTTTAAGTATAATATCAAGCAGGACGGTCAAAATCTGCACGTGACAGATGTGGAGACCCCCTGGCTGGGAGAGTACAgctgctggagaggaggagagatgttATCATTGACccacctgctgctggaggctgaggatgaagaggaattaG ATTCCCTCATCACTTGTTTGGCAAAGTCTTATCACTGTAACTTCAGCTGTACCTTGAAAGAAAGTGCATTCACAGCAGTGCGCGTCGGACTGGGCCATGACTG CACTGACGGTGGGAAGTTGTGTCACTGGATCAACAGCAGTGATCAGAATCAGGACGGGGGATTCCAGTTTGAGGTGTCGCACTCCCTGTCACCCTACGCTGAGGAAAGCACCAAGCTTGAACTCACCGCTGAGGCCATTGTTGACCTCTATGTCTTCAGGACAACCAGGAGATTTTATCTCCGAGACATTG TTCAACCCGACAGTCCCCAGATTGGCACGTGTCAGGAGTTGGAGCAGGACCTGAACGTGACCATCGAGCCTCCATCCAGCTGGTCCATGCCTCACAGTTTCTTCGGTCTGGAGCATGAGATTGAATACGTGCTCAAAGATGATGGGAAG CCTGCGCGCTCTTTATCTTCCCTGGTACCGAAGAGCATCAGTAAGCTGAGGGTTCGCTCCAGAGACTCGCTGGTGCTCTCAACCTGGAGCGAGTGGACTCCTTGGAAAAAT GTGAGGACGGGGGAAGAGAACTTGTGCAAATGCAGAAACACAGTAAAATATTGCTGTCCAGAGTTGCCACCTGGGTTTTTGGAACGCtgcaagaagaagaggaagaagaagaagaacaacaaagtTGTCAGACATCTTAAAGACATGTtaaa TGCAAAAACACACCACACTTTGTAG
- the LOC117768232 gene encoding protease-associated domain-containing protein 1-like, translating to MAAVLRTAAVVLYLWSVFSRTSGLGVNELLYFRVISPEEIGYIFSAAPAKDFGGDFTSSYDEIFLVPADPADGCSDLKDRDIIQGQVILVERGGCSFVQKARYVEEAGGKAVLIADNAADNDSQFLDMITDGTTAKPSIPALFLLGRDGMMIRRTLKRQELPWAVISIPVNVSSLASFPLKQPPWTLW from the exons ATGGCAGCGGTTCTCCGGACAGCAGCTGTCGTGTTGTACCTGTGGAGCGTCTTCAGCCGCACGTCAG gtCTCGGAGTCAATGAACTGTTGTACTTCCGGGTCATCAGTCCAGAGGAGATCGGCTACATCTTCAGTGCTGCACCCGCTAAAGACTTCGGAGGAGATTTT ACTTCATCCTACGATGAGATTTTCCTGGTGCCTGCAGACCCGGCGGACGGCTGCTCAGACCTGAAGGACAGAGATATCATTCAGGGACAAGTGATCCTGGTGGAAAGAGG TGGTTGCTCCTTTGTACAAAAGGCCCGTTATGTGGAGGAAGCCGGAGGCAAAGCTGTTCTCATAGCTGATAATGCAGCGGACAACGACAGTCAGTTCCTCGATATGATCACTGATGGGACCACGGCCAAACCAAGCATTCCTGCTCTGTTTCTGCTGGGACGTGATGG AATGATGATCAGACGAACTCTTAAGAGACAAGAGCTGCCGTGGGCTGTCATTTCCATCCCTGTCAACGTTTCTTCTTTGGCCTCATTCCCTCTGAAGCAGCCACCATGGACACTGTGGTAG
- the LOC117768231 gene encoding G-protein coupled receptor 183-like, which yields MLNTSICDTLVGLSVYYLGLFDVQEGFPSRNGTYHVLPSLLGVNIMTFLFAQFDRYFAVCHPFAYTRFVTRGVIISTNVYCWFHVYVQLLIQNFLPLSKAVQMYVFGIVSLQFIVLTKVVMTIKLYVIARYQLEKDPPSAERENNKESLRIIIFVVISFLVLWCPSFVNIVLRLIVGRGLVFRNEATNLFAIMARLNAVCTPAVYLWGSPALREATVRTVWGRVCPRCRRRVVPSPVKGTSKGRPTKIH from the exons ATGCTGAACACCAGCATCTGTGACACGCTGGTGGGGCTGTCAGTGTACTACCTGGGTCTGTTCGATGTGCAGGAGGGCTTCCCGTCCAGAAACGGGACTTATCACGTGTTACCGTCCCTGCTCGGGGTGAACATTATGACCTTTTTATTCGCGCAGTTCGATCGATATTTTGCCGTGTGCCACCCCTTCGCGTACACACGCTTTGTCACCCGGGGTGTGATCATCTCCACAAACGTGTACTGCTGGTTCCACGTCTACGTGCAGCTGCTCATTCAAAATTTCCTGCCTCTCTCCAAAGCTGTGCAGATGTACGTCTTCGGCATCGTCAGCTTGCAGTTCATCGTGCTCACCAAGGTGGTCATGACCATCAAACTGTACGTGATAGCCAGGTACCAGCTGGAGAAAGACCCCCCCagcgcagagagagaaaacaacaaggaGTCTCTGAGAATCATCATCTTTGTTGTCATTAGCTTCTTGGTGTTGTGGTGCCCCTCCTTTGTCAACATCGTGCTCAGACTGATAGTGGGGCGAGGGCTCGTGTTTAGGAACGAGGCCACCAATCTGTTCGCCATCATGGCCCGTCTGAACGCCGTGTGCACACCGGCCGTGTACCTGTGGGGGAGCCCGGCTCTGAGGGAGGCCACGGTGCGGACGGTGTGGGGCAGAGTGTGTCCTCGATGCAGGAGGAG GGTTGTCCCCAGTCCTGTGAAGGGAACCAGTAAAGGGAGGCCGACCAAGATTCACTGA
- the LOC117768428 gene encoding G-protein coupled receptor 183-like, translating into MLNTSICDTLVGLSVYYLGLFDVQEGFPSRNGTYHVLPSLLGVNIMTFLFAQFDRYFAVCHPFAYTRFVTRGVIISTNVYCWFHVYVLLLIQNFLPLSKAVQMYVFGIVSLQFIVLTKVVMTIKLYVIARYQLEKDPPSAERENNKESLRIIIFVVISFLVLWCPSFVNIVLRLIVGRGLVFRNEATNLFAIMARLNAVCTPAVYLWGSPALREATVRTVWGRVCPRCRRRVVPSPVKGTSKGRPTKIH; encoded by the exons ATGCTGAACACCAGCATCTGTGACACGCTGGTGGGGCTGTCAGTGTACTACCTGGGTCTGTTCGATGTGCAGGAGGGCTTCCCGTCCAGAAACGGGACTTATCACGTGTTACCGTCCCTGCTCGGGGTGAACATTATGACCTTTTTATTCGCGCAGTTCGATCGATATTTTGCCGTGTGCCACCCCTTCGCGTACACGCGCTTTGTCACCCGGGGTGTGATCATCTCCACAAACGTGTACTGCTGGTTCCACGTCTACGTGCTGCTGCTCATTCAAAATTTCCTGCCTCTCTCCAAAGCTGTGCAGATGTACGTCTTCGGCATCGTCAGCTTGCAGTTCATCGTGCTCACCAAGGTGGTCATGACCATCAAACTGTACGTGATAGCCAGGTACCAGCTGGAGAAAGACCCCCCCagcgcagagagagaaaacaacaaggaGTCTCTGAGAATCATCATCTTTGTTGTCATTAGCTTCTTGGTGTTGTGGTGCCCCTCCTTTGTCAACATCGTGCTCAGACTGATAGTGGGGCGAGGGCTCGTGTTTAGGAACGAGGCCACCAATCTGTTCGCCATCATGGCCCGTCTGAACGCCGTGTGCACACCGGCCGTGTACCTGTGGGGGAGCCCGGCTCTGAGGGAGGCCACGGTGCGGACGGTGTGGGGCAGAGTGTGTCCTCGATGCAGGAGGAG GGTTGTCCCCAGTCCTGTGAAGGGAACCAGTAAAGGGAGGCCGACCAAGATTCACTGA